One part of the Actinomycetota bacterium genome encodes these proteins:
- the ileS gene encoding isoleucine--tRNA ligase has translation MFKPVKSKVDLVKLENNILEFWKNNKIFQKSLKNREGSKKFIFYEGPPTANAKPGVHHVLARSFKDIFSRYQTMKGYYVPRKGGWDTHGLPVELEIEKKLGVDSKKEIEEIGIKRFSELCKQSVFEYVEDWVKLTDRIGFWLDMSDAYYTFTNNYIETVWWILKQIYDKDLLYEGYKVVTYCPRCGTPLSSHEVAQGYKEVEDPSVYVKFKLKDEDSNFLVWTTTPWTLLSNVALAVNLDEDYVEISKNNEKLILAKTLLEDVIEQPYQILRTFKGKDLTGKRYEPLFNYTNIKNDCYLVVGADFVSLKEGTGIVHIAPAFGVDDMNLAREKGLPIIQLVNESGKIKKKAVDFAGLFVKKADPEIIKNLIQRKILFKEEKILHSYPHCWRCDTPLLYFARKSWFIATSTIKDKLLKSNSEINWYPDHIKYGRFGNWLENNIDWSLSRERYWGTPLPIWEDNSGHRICIGSMDELKKLAKHFPDKLDLHRPYIDEINLICPECKAEMSRVKEVIDCWFDSGSMPYAQLHYPFENYEKFHDNFPADFICEALDQTRGWFYTMMAISTILFEKSSYKNVVCLGLINDKYGRRMSKSRGNTVDPWSVLNNQGADALRWYLFTSSSPWVNKNFDVDIINEIIKRFILTLWNSYSFFVVYANIDKFNPEKYSLKFEERSVLDKWILSELNQTISTVDESLNNYDATRGGKEIEQFVNKLSNWYIRRSRRRFWKSEEDKDKISAYLTLYECLVTIAKLLAPYMPFISEEIYQNLVFSISKDSPESVHLTDFPISKKELIDKDLMEQMNLVRKVVSLGRSARNKASIKVRQPLSYIKVFKTEQTEKLIDYKAVIKDELNVKSFELTPDLKQILNYKVKPNLELLGPKYGSKVSVIKNILERMNHQEIANTVLANEKVKIKLEEQEEELLPEEILIEIVAPPKHITEKEGEIALTLNTVLSKKLLDEGFIRELVRLIQNQRKGAGFRIENTIKTIIDCSEKERKIIEEYKDYLCKETLTSELVFSSTLSGNIEEFDIEKTKIRVGISISG, from the coding sequence ATGTTTAAACCAGTTAAAAGTAAAGTTGATTTAGTAAAACTTGAAAACAATATTTTAGAGTTCTGGAAGAATAATAAAATCTTTCAAAAGAGTCTAAAAAATAGAGAGGGAAGTAAAAAGTTCATATTCTATGAGGGACCTCCAACAGCAAATGCTAAACCAGGAGTTCATCACGTACTTGCGAGATCATTTAAGGACATATTTTCCCGATATCAAACAATGAAAGGATATTATGTTCCAAGGAAAGGTGGATGGGATACACATGGTCTACCTGTAGAGCTTGAAATTGAAAAAAAATTAGGGGTGGATAGTAAAAAAGAAATTGAAGAAATTGGAATTAAGCGTTTTAGTGAGTTATGTAAACAATCTGTATTTGAGTATGTAGAAGACTGGGTTAAATTGACTGATAGAATTGGTTTCTGGTTAGACATGTCTGATGCATACTATACTTTTACAAATAACTATATTGAAACTGTATGGTGGATTTTAAAACAAATATATGATAAGGATCTTTTATATGAAGGATACAAAGTTGTAACTTACTGTCCTAGATGTGGAACCCCTCTTTCAAGTCATGAAGTAGCTCAGGGTTATAAAGAAGTTGAGGACCCTTCAGTTTATGTAAAGTTTAAACTTAAAGATGAGGATTCTAACTTCTTGGTTTGGACTACAACACCGTGGACCCTTCTATCAAATGTAGCATTAGCTGTGAACTTGGATGAAGATTATGTTGAAATAAGCAAGAATAATGAAAAACTTATATTGGCTAAAACTCTTTTAGAAGATGTAATTGAACAACCTTATCAAATATTAAGAACTTTTAAAGGAAAAGATCTTACAGGTAAGCGATACGAACCTCTTTTTAATTACACAAACATAAAAAATGATTGTTATCTTGTAGTAGGTGCAGATTTTGTTTCTCTTAAGGAAGGAACTGGAATTGTTCATATAGCTCCTGCTTTTGGTGTAGATGATATGAATTTAGCAAGAGAAAAAGGTCTTCCTATTATTCAATTAGTTAATGAATCAGGTAAAATAAAGAAAAAAGCTGTTGATTTTGCAGGTCTATTTGTTAAAAAAGCTGATCCTGAAATTATAAAAAATCTTATACAACGAAAAATCCTATTTAAAGAGGAAAAAATTTTACATTCATATCCTCATTGCTGGAGATGTGATACTCCACTTTTATATTTTGCAAGGAAATCCTGGTTTATCGCTACATCAACAATAAAAGATAAGTTATTAAAATCAAATTCTGAGATAAACTGGTATCCTGATCACATCAAATATGGAAGATTTGGTAATTGGTTAGAAAATAATATTGATTGGTCACTTTCAAGAGAGAGATATTGGGGTACACCACTTCCTATTTGGGAAGATAATTCTGGTCATAGAATTTGCATTGGAAGCATGGATGAACTTAAGAAGTTAGCTAAACATTTTCCAGATAAACTAGATTTACATAGACCATATATTGATGAAATAAATCTTATTTGTCCAGAGTGTAAAGCTGAAATGAGTAGAGTTAAAGAAGTAATTGATTGTTGGTTTGATTCTGGCTCAATGCCATATGCTCAACTTCATTATCCTTTTGAAAATTATGAAAAATTTCATGATAATTTTCCAGCAGATTTTATTTGTGAAGCCCTAGATCAAACTAGAGGTTGGTTTTATACTATGATGGCTATATCAACTATTTTATTTGAGAAGTCAAGTTATAAAAATGTTGTCTGCTTAGGTCTAATAAATGATAAATATGGAAGAAGAATGAGTAAGTCCAGAGGGAATACAGTAGATCCCTGGTCAGTTTTAAATAACCAGGGTGCTGATGCACTTAGATGGTATCTCTTTACCTCTAGCTCCCCTTGGGTAAATAAGAATTTTGATGTGGATATAATAAATGAAATCATAAAGAGGTTTATTCTTACATTATGGAACAGTTATAGTTTTTTTGTAGTATATGCAAATATTGATAAATTTAATCCAGAAAAATATTCCCTAAAATTTGAGGAAAGGTCTGTTCTGGATAAATGGATTTTATCAGAACTAAATCAAACAATATCTACTGTTGATGAAAGTCTGAATAACTATGATGCTACAAGGGGTGGAAAAGAAATTGAACAATTCGTTAATAAATTATCAAACTGGTATATTAGAAGATCAAGAAGGAGATTCTGGAAATCTGAGGAAGATAAAGATAAGATTTCTGCATATTTGACTCTTTATGAATGTCTGGTAACAATTGCAAAACTGTTAGCACCGTATATGCCCTTTATAAGTGAGGAGATTTATCAAAATCTTGTTTTTTCTATTTCTAAAGATTCACCAGAAAGTGTACATCTAACAGATTTTCCAATTTCTAAAAAAGAATTAATTGATAAAGATTTAATGGAACAGATGAATCTGGTAAGAAAGGTAGTTAGTTTGGGTAGGTCAGCAAGAAATAAGGCATCAATAAAAGTTAGGCAACCATTGTCATATATTAAAGTATTTAAAACAGAACAAACAGAAAAATTGATAGATTATAAGGCTGTAATAAAAGATGAACTTAATGTAAAAAGTTTTGAATTAACCCCAGATCTTAAACAGATATTGAACTATAAGGTAAAACCAAATCTTGAACTTCTGGGTCCAAAATATGGCTCTAAGGTTTCTGTAATAAAAAATATCTTGGAAAGAATGAATCATCAAGAAATTGCAAATACTGTGTTAGCAAACGAGAAAGTTAAAATTAAGTTGGAAGAACAAGAGGAAGAGCTATTACCGGAAGAAATATTAATAGAGATAGTTGCACCACCAAAACATATAACTGAAAAGGAAGGTGAAATAGCTCTTACTTTAAATACAGTATTGTCAAAAAAACTTCTTGATGAAGGTTTTATAAGAGAACTAGTGAGATTAATTCAAAACCAGAGAAAAGGGGCTGGATTTAGAATAGAAAATACCATAAAAACTATAATCGATTGCTCAGAAAAAGAGAGAAAAATAATTGAGGAGTATAAGGATTATTTATGTAAAGAAACTCTTACTTCAGAATTAGTATTTTCAAGCACACTTTCAGGTAATATAGAGGAATTTGATATTGAAAAAACAAAAATCAGAGTAGGTATATCTATATCTGGT